In Arvicola amphibius chromosome 1, mArvAmp1.2, whole genome shotgun sequence, one DNA window encodes the following:
- the Cd81 gene encoding CD81 antigen, protein MGVEGCTKCIKYLLFVFNFVFWLAGGVILGVALWLRHDPQTTSLLYLELGDRPAPSTFYVGIYILIAVGAVMMFVGFLGCYGAIQESQCLLGTFFTCLVILFACEVAAGIWGFVNKDQIAKDVKQFYDQALQQAVVDDEANNAKTVVKTFHETLNCCGSNALTALTTSVIRNSLCPAGTNVFNSLLKEDCHQKIDELFSGKLYLIGIAAIVVAVIMIFEMILSMVLCCGIRNSSVY, encoded by the exons ATGGGGGTGGAGGGCTGCACCAAATGCATCAAATACCTGCTCTTCGTTTTCAATTTCGTCTTCTGG CTGGCTGGAGGCGTGATCCTTGGTGTGGCTCTGTGGTTGCGCCATGACCCACAGACCACCAGTCTGCTCTACCTGGAACTGGGAGACAGACCAGCACCCAGCACCTTCTATGTGG gcATCTACATTCTCATTGCTGTGGGAGCTGTGATGATGTTTGTGGGCTTCCTGGGGTGCTATGGAGCCATCCAGGAGTCCCAGTGCCTGCTGGGAACG TTCTTCACCTGCCTTGTGATCCTGTTTGCCTGTgaggtggctgctggcatctggGGCTTCGTAAACAAAGACCAG ATCGCCAAGGATGTGAAGCAGTTCTACGACCAGGCCCTTCAACAGGCTGTGGTTGATGATGAAGCCAACAATGCCAAGACTGTGGTGAAGACCTTCCATGAGACG CTCAACTGCTGTGGCTCCAACGCACTGACCGCGCTGACCACCTCTGTGATAAGGAATAGCCTGTGTCCTGCAGGCACCAACGTATTCAACTCCCTTTTGAAG GAGGACTGCCATCAGAAAATTGATGAGCTCTTTTCTGGGAAGCTGTACCTCATTGGTATCGCGGCCATCGTGGTAGCCGTCATCATG ATCTTCGAGATGATTCTGAGCATGGTGCTGTGCTGTGGCATCCGGAACAGCTCTGTGTACTGA
- the Tssc4 gene encoding protein TSSC4, whose translation MAEAEAGLEAEEPTEDDTLPSDTVSLSDSDSDLSLPSGAEVQVLSPERLSGEAQEDSGTDDPPSPPTSVPTTPVQPFHLRGMSSTFSQRSHSIFDCLESAARQVPPSAPQTSVTDNGSFKRPVTPPSQTPARNLSRVHESTGPIRVPPVPDYVSHPERWTKYSLEDVAEVSEQNNRAAALAFLGSRSQASPTDYVPSFNQDPSSCGEGRVVFTKPVRGCEARAERKRILKKGDVSSAGGEANVELAHLAGPEAEEWSGHQGLQEVVVPSGADHPGSSSDPTGMEAVGFHGSKKRSREHFRNRDSNPEGPGSERGPSV comes from the coding sequence ATGGCGGAGGCGGAGGCTGGCTTGGAGGCTGAGGAACCCACCGAGGATGACACCCTGCCTTCCGACACCGTCTCCCTCAGCGACTCGGACTCGGACCTCAGCCTACCTAGTGGTGCCGAGGTGCAAGTCTTGTCCCCGGAGAGGCTTTCCGGGGAAGCCCAGGAGGATTCCGGCACTGACgaccctccctcacctcccacgAGTGTCCCCACCACCCCAGTTCAGCCGTTCCACCTCCGAGGCATGAGTTCCACTTTCTCCCAGCGCAGTCACAGCATCTTTGATTGTCTGGAGAGTGCAGCCCGGCAGGTACCGCCGTCTGCCCCCCAAACCAGTGTGACTGACAATGGAAGCTTCAAACGGCCTGTGACTCCCCCAAGTCAGACTCCGGCAAGGAACTTGAGCAGAGTGCATGAGAGCACTGGCCCAATCAGAGTACCTCCTGTGCCAGATTATGTGTCACATCCTGAGCGTTGGACCAAGTACAGTCTGGAAGATGTCGCTGAAGTCAGTGAGCAGAACAATCGTGCTGCTGCCCTGGCCTTCCTGGGCTCTCGCAGCCAGGCATCCCCTACAGACTATGTACCCTCCTTCAACCAGGATCCCTCTagctgtggggaggggagagtggtCTTTACCAAACCAGTACGAGGCTGTGAGGCTAGGGCTGAGAGGAAGAGGATCCTAAAGAAGGGGGATGTGTCAAGTGCTGGGGGTGAGGCCAATGTGGAGCTGGCCCATCTGGCCGGGCCTGAGGCTGAGGAGTGGAGTGGCCACCAGGGACTGCAAGAGGTAGTGGTACCTTCAGGAGCTGACCACCCTGGGTCCTCATCAGACCCCACAGGGATGGAGGCTGTTGGTTTCCATGGCAGCAAGAAGCGGAGCAGAGAACATTTCCGGAACAGGGACAGTAACCCCGAGGGGCCAGGGTCTGAGAGAGGCCCCTCCGTTTGA